One window of the Chitinimonas sp. BJYL2 genome contains the following:
- a CDS encoding FMN-dependent NADH-azoreductase, whose translation MKLLHIDSSILGDHSASRQLSREAVEAWRVAEPTAIVSYRDLAADAPNFLSGLSLAANATPAELRDAAQKHEAALSEQILNEFLAADAIVIGAPMYNFSIPSQLKAWIDRIAVAGKTFRYGPNGPEGLAGGKKVIIVSTAGGQHAGQPTAAAHDEYLKLVLQFVGITDITIVHAHGLAMGPAARDAGIAHARAQLTAVFDAVTI comes from the coding sequence ATGAAACTGCTGCATATCGATTCGAGCATCCTCGGTGACCATTCCGCTTCGCGTCAGCTCAGCCGTGAAGCCGTCGAAGCCTGGCGCGTGGCAGAACCCACTGCCATCGTCAGCTACCGCGATCTGGCCGCCGATGCGCCCAACTTCCTCAGCGGCCTGAGCCTCGCTGCCAACGCCACCCCGGCCGAACTGCGCGATGCTGCGCAAAAACACGAAGCCGCGCTGTCGGAGCAGATCCTCAACGAATTCCTCGCGGCCGACGCCATCGTCATCGGCGCACCGATGTACAACTTCTCGATCCCCAGCCAGCTCAAGGCCTGGATCGACCGTATCGCCGTGGCCGGCAAGACCTTCCGCTACGGCCCGAACGGCCCCGAAGGTCTGGCTGGTGGCAAGAAGGTCATCATCGTCTCGACCGCAGGCGGCCAGCACGCAGGCCAGCCCACGGCAGCAGCGCACGATGAATACCTGAAGCTGGTACTGCAGTTTGTTGGCATCACCGACATCACCATCGTCCATGCCCATGGCCTGGCGATGGGCCCTGCGGCCCGTGATGCCGGGATTGCCCACGCCCGCGCCCAGCTCACCGCCGTGTTTGACGCCGTAACGATTTGA
- a CDS encoding LysR substrate-binding domain-containing protein: protein MQDLNDLHYFARVVEAGGFAAAGRLLGMPKSTLSRRVAELEARLGVRLLHRTTRKLVLTEVGERFHQHCLAMLLEADAAEEAVAALSAEPRGRLRVSCPVSLAQTQLTSVVPGFLALYPKVRLEVLLTNRRVDVIEEGVDIALRVRAPGDEDASLVARRLRRAESILVAHPHLLAGRVLDTPEQLAELPSLGALDMDRRTRWPLQGPNGHRVEVVTEPRLGADDFILRKAGALAALGVTMLPEVYCEEELAAGTLVRVLPGWHMPEAWLQAVYAHRRGLLPAVRCFVDYLVEVFGKDADRLV from the coding sequence ATGCAAGACCTCAATGATCTGCATTACTTTGCGCGCGTGGTGGAAGCGGGGGGCTTTGCCGCCGCAGGGCGCCTGTTGGGGATGCCCAAGTCCACGCTCTCGCGCCGGGTGGCCGAGTTGGAAGCGCGTTTGGGTGTGCGCTTGCTGCACCGCACGACGCGCAAGCTGGTGCTTACTGAAGTGGGCGAGCGTTTCCACCAGCATTGCCTGGCCATGTTGCTGGAGGCTGATGCGGCCGAGGAGGCGGTGGCGGCGCTGAGTGCGGAGCCGCGCGGACGCTTGCGCGTATCGTGCCCGGTGAGCCTGGCACAGACGCAGCTGACCAGCGTGGTACCGGGTTTTCTGGCGCTGTACCCGAAGGTGCGGCTGGAAGTGCTGCTCACCAATCGCCGCGTGGACGTGATCGAGGAGGGCGTGGACATTGCCCTGCGTGTACGCGCCCCCGGTGATGAGGACGCCTCGCTGGTTGCTCGCCGCTTGCGCCGCGCCGAATCGATTCTGGTCGCGCATCCCCATCTGCTGGCCGGGCGTGTGCTCGATACCCCCGAGCAACTGGCTGAGCTACCCTCGCTGGGCGCGCTGGATATGGACAGGCGCACACGCTGGCCCTTGCAGGGGCCCAACGGCCACCGCGTGGAGGTGGTGACCGAGCCACGCCTGGGCGCGGACGATTTCATCTTGCGGAAGGCCGGGGCGCTGGCGGCGCTGGGCGTGACCATGCTGCCCGAGGTGTACTGCGAGGAAGAGCTGGCGGCAGGCACCCTGGTGCGGGTACTGCCAGGCTGGCATATGCCCGAAGCCTGGTTGCAGGCCGTGTATGCGCATCGGCGCGGCTTGCTCCCGGCGGTACGCTGCTTTGTGGATTATCTGGTCGAGGTGTTCGGCAAGGATGCCGACAGGCTGGTGTGA